The Echinicola jeungdonensis genome segment CAGAATCACAAAGCTCCCGGTTTCTAAGGATGGTATTTTGAAATAATGTCTGCCCATCAAAAATGGGTAAGTATTGTTTGGGACGGCTTTTCCTCGAAAGTGGCCAAAGCCGGCTTCCTACTCCACCTGAAAGAATGACGTTAATGGTTTTCATATATTAAATAATTTAATATTACACAGAGGGCACTGAGAAGGCACAGAGGAACTCTGAGATTTATTTTATTTGATTTTCTTATTAAAAATATTAAAGTACTACCCGTTTTATACCTTCCACCATTCGTTTGACATGAAAATTTAGTAGGAGACCAGTCCTATAATTCCCAAATTTCATGTAAGTAAGAATTTGTGCTAAATGGACATCATTCAAGGCCTCTACAGTTTTGGTTTCAATAACCAACTTATTATTTACCAGTAAATCTATTCTATATCCTTGGTCAAGTTCCAATTCTTTATAAACAACAGGTAATTTTAATTCCCTTTTCACCTCCAAACCTTTTGATCGAAGTTCATAACCCAAACAAGTTTGATAAGCAGATTCCAAAAGTCCTGGTCCTAATTCCTTATGAATATCTATAGCAGCTCCAATTACCTCTTTTGTGAGTTGATCTTCCATATTTTTTCTTACACAGAGTTCACTGAGAAGGCACAGAGGTTCTCTGAGATAAATAATTGAGCCTTATGCCTAATTAAAACTTAAAAAAAATTGCTCTGCCAAATATAAAAATCCTCCGTGGTGCTCAGTGCCTACTCTAAGTTCTCTGTGAAACAACCTACAACCTCCCATCGACCATTTCTTTGGGTAAAAAGGATTTGGTATCAAAAATCACCGTATGGCCATTGGCTTTAATGGCATCCCAATCCAATTGCTTAAATTCTTCATGGCCCACCGTCAATATTATAGCATCGTATTGTCCTAAGGCTTGAGGTGGAGTTAAGTTTAGTCCATACTCTTCACGTACTTCCTTGCAGGAAGCCCAAGGATCATAAACAGATACATCTAAGCCAAATTGGATTAATTCCTTATAAATATCGATGACCCGGGTATTACGGATATCAGGACAGTTTTCTTTAAAAGTAAATCCTAAAATAAGGGCTTTACTTCCTTTTACAACCTTACCCCGGTTTATCAAAAGTTTAACTACCTTATTGGCCACAAACATCCCCATATTGTCATTGACACGTCTCCCTGATAGGATAACCGCGGGGTGATACCCAAGTTGTTCTGCTTTATGGGCCAAATAATAGGGATCCACTCCAATACAATGACCTCCTACCAAGCCTGGTTTATATTTTAAAAAATTCCATTTTGTACCTGCAGCCTCGAGCACTTCTGTGGTATCAATTCCCAATCGATCAAAGATTAAAGCCAATTCATTAACAAATGAAATATTCACATCCCTTTGTGCATTTTCAATGGCTTTTGAGGCTTCAGCCACCTTAATTGAGCTTGCTTTATGGGTTCCTGCTTCAATAATGGAAGCATATAGTTCATCAACATAATTAGCTACTTCAGGAGTAGAACCGGAAGTCACTTTTTTAATGCTTACCAAAGTATTGACTTTATCCCCAGGGTTTATCCTTTCCGGTGAGTAACCACAATAAAAATCTAAATTATATTTTAAACCTGATCCTTTTTCTAAAACCGGAACGCAATCTTCTTCAGTGCACCCTGGGTAGGTGGTGGATTCATAAATCACCAAATCTCCTTTTTTCAAAACACTAGCTACTGCTTTACTGGCTTTTTTTAGTTGTCTTAAATCCGGCCTTTTGATATCATCAATCGGGGTAGGAACAGTAACAATATAGATGTTACAATTTTGAATATCTTTAACATTTGAAGAAGGCAAAAACGAATGCCTATTTTCCTTTAATACTCTCTGGAGATCAGATTCCTCAACTTCCAGTGTATGATCTTTTCCCTCCTTTAATTCTTTTACCCTTTCTTTTTTAATATCATATCCTATCACAGAATATTTCTTTGCCAACTCCACAGCCAATGGTAAGCCAACATATCCCAAGCCGATTACGGCTATTTTGGATTGAGTTAAGGGTAAAATTTGTGTACTCATTAATTGGTTAATAGGTTATTTGTTAATTAAAGATTTGTAAGTGTTAAGCGTTAATCGTTAACCGTTAAAAAGTTCAGCGATTAACGAATTAACCATTAACATTTAACGTTTCATTATTCCACTCCTCCTTAACATTTTGCAAATACTCCCTACCAAATACAGCTCCCAAAGCAATCACTACTCCTAAGATGGTAAAAATCACTAATATCAAAGGCCGTTTAGGAGCAGATTTTTCTGCAGGAACTGTCACCGGCTGTATCACAGAAAATATTGGGGTATCCTTACTTACTTGGAGTTTTGCATTTTCCAATTGCTTGGCCAATTCCGAATATACACCAAATGCCAGGTTATATTCTGCTTCCAGTTTTTCTAATTGGTTACGGGCCACTGAACTTGCTATATTTTGATTTTGGTCTCTAAAACGAGCCAAATGGGCCTGAATCGCCTCAAACTCTTCCTTTTTTTCCTGGTAACGTTCTTGGGTGAATTTCAATTGCTCCCTTGCATTTTGAATTTTATAAGCAATCACCTCTTTTTGTAATAAGCTTTCGGCATATTTCGCCAATTGGGCAGAAGCCAAAGGTTCCGGCATGGTGGTTGAAAGTTGAACAAACCCTTCTTCATCATTGAAGGAAATGGTGATTTGTCCTTCCATTCGTTTAAAATGCTCCAATTGTTCTTCGGTGATAGAAATAATTTTTTCTTTCCCTTCACCTTTAATTACTTCCTTTTGATCCCCTTTAATGGAACCTATAATCAATCCTGGTAGTCCAATAGTTAACTTTTTGATATAACTTAAAACCCCAGGAGAATAATAATCTTCGTAAAATTCCTGATAGGTAATTTCTTGGTCAATCCCCTCAAATTTAAGCGGTGCCTTTAACATCTCCATTTTAAAAGGAATGCTATTGACGATTTTGGGATATAAAGAGGGCGGAATTTCAGAACCACTACTTACCCCCCCTAAATTAATCCCTGCCAGGGAAGCCAATCCGCCAAGACTTCCACCAGCCTTTCCTCCTTCAGAAGTTTGGGGAATATAAGTAGAACTGGCTGTATATTCCTTAGGTGAAAGTAATGCCACCAATAATCCCAAAACAATAAAAAGTCCAACGATACGGAAGACTAACTTCCTTTTATTCCAAACGGTCTTGGCCAGAGCCAACAAATCTATTTCGTCATCGTTGTTTGGGGTGTTTTGATTTTGTGTGTTGTTCATTCCGTTTTAGAAGTAATTGCTATGTTGAGGGTATAAAAAGTTAAGCGTTAATTGTTAAGTGTTAAAACGTTGAACAGTTTACGCTGAACGATTAACGTTTATTTATACCCTTTCCCACCACTATTTTTTAATGTATTTATTAAACCATTGATTTTGTATTTGATGCTTTCCGTATGGTTCATGATTTCCCTATGATCATTCAAACTAATAAATTCAGCATCAAGTGCTCGATATGACTGGGACCTAACTTCTCCACACGAGCCTTTAGCGATATACAAGAATTGAATAAACTCCTTGTTTCCATCGCGTTCAAAACCTTCTGCAATATTGTCCATGATAGACCCGGAAGCACTGTTAATCTGAGCACAAAATCTAAAATCCCTACAAAATGGGCTCAATTTAGTTTGCTTCCTGATAAACTTTGACAATTCTCTTGCTTCTTTCCAAATTTCTAATTCCTCAAAAGTATTTACTCTCATTTTAATAAAAAGTTAAACCTCGAAAAATCACGGAACCTACGTTTTAACCCTTAACACCTTAACATTTAACAAAAATTAAAAGGCAGATTATTAGGCTAATAACTGCTTTCAAAGATACCCTTAAGGGGATTATTGCGCCAACCGATCCACAAGTATGGCCAACGTCGCCAAGCTGGATGCCACCCCAATCCAATTCGTAGCAGAAAGCCCTTCTCTCACCGGTTTTTGAGGTATGATGATTTCGGAACCTGGTTCTACTTCAGGGTAATTATTGAAGAACAATATCTTTTTGGTTTTGGCTACATCTCCATTGGGATAGACTACATAGGCCTTTGCTTTTCTGGCATTATCTGTAAAGCCACCGGATTTAGCGATATAATCCCGGAAACTATGTTTACCTTCAAATCTTGCCGTCGTAGGGAACAACACTTCTCCTCGCATTCTTACGGTTTGGAGTTGTTTGGGAATACTTAAGATGTCCCCCTCATGTAAAATTAAATCCTGCTCCGAACCTGGATTGGCCATAATGTAATCCAAATCGATCCCCACCATTTCGGTAGTCTTAATTTTAATTTCCGCCATTCGTGTTGAATCTGCGGAAGTCACCTCTTTTAACCGGCTGGCTTTATATTCATCAGAAATTAAATTTTCATCTTGATTGGCCAAATCCCCCCCTTTCTCACCAATTTTTTCATCAATACGAGATAGAATATTTATCTCTGCTTCTGTATTCTTACCATCTTCTTTTTTTAGGTTGTTTTTCACCTGTTGAAGATTTTGGGCCCTTAATTCATTATCGGTTGGGCCATTGAAAAATTCAGTTCTTCGAATTAAAGTAGCTCCTTTAGGGTAAGCATATTCATTTATTCCTCCTGCCCTTTTTAATAAATCTGAAATCCTTTCATCAGTATGAGCAATAGCAAATTGTCCTGGGTAGAAGACCTCTCCTTCCACTCTTACAAGCTTTTCTCTTTCAAAATGTGGATTTCTTCGTATGATCACATGGTCAAATGGTTGGAGGGTCAAATCTTTATCTCCATCATTGATTTGTAAATCCTCATCAATGTCAACCGTCATAATCTCCGCTACTTGCCCATCCTGCTCTCCATTGGATCTTCTGGCCACCTCTATATAGGCATTGGTGGCTGATTCCTTTAATCCTCCTGCCTTCAGTACCAGATCCTCCACGCTCATATTTTCCCCATAAGCAAAAGCTCCAGGTTTATTTACTTCACCAGTAATCTTTACATAATATTCTTCCCGGATATCGTATTTGCTTGGGATATGCAATACATCTTCCCTTTTCAGGGGGATATCCCCCGCTTCACCATTAACTACTTCGGCCACATTTACAGGAACAATTTCAAGGGTTAAGTCTTCCTGGGTTCTGTAAAGCGTGGCCCGGTTTAAAAAGGCTTCCCCTTTTAAACCCTCTGCTTGCTGGATCAGATCCTTGATGCTCATGCCCGGTTCTAAGGCAAATTCCCCAGGCCGGTAAACGGCCCCTGAAATCTGCACCCTATTTTCATAACGGGATAACTTTTCACCCACCATAAAAATATCTCCATCCTGGATACTGAAATTTTCAAACTGGGTTCTTCCTATATCCGCTACCTTGCGGGCATTATCCGAAACCCTTCTTACAGTGATTTTTTCTGGATAGGCATTGCTCCCGAATCCACCAGCAAAGAAAATCAAATCAGCAACACTTTCCCCCTGCTTGATTTCAAAAAGCCCTGGTCTTTTGACTGGACCCTTAATCTCTACCCTGGTTTGATAAGAAGGAACCATGATCACATCATTGTCCTGCAATCGGATATTCTGTTGCTGATCACCTTGGGTCAGGAAATCATATACATCCACTTCCGCAATTTCACGGGAATTTCTAAATACCTTTATTTTTCTAAAGGAGCCTTGTTCATTAGGTCCACCCGCGGCATATAATGCATTAAAAACAGAGGCAAAGGACGGTAAAGTGTAGTTACCCGGACTGCTTAACTCCCCTACCATGGACACTTGAATGGACCGGATATTGCCTAATCTGACCTGCAAAAAAGTACCTGGATTATTGCTGGACAAATCGGAGTAAATCGTATTGCTTAATTTACTTTTTATCCTTGCGGTAGCCGCCTGGATACTGGATCCACCTATGGATAAAGGCCCTACATTGGGAATATAAATCCTTCCTTCCGGATTGACGGTCAAGCTGTAGGATTGCTGGGAATCTCCATAGACATCTATCAACAATTGATCTCCAGTACCAATGGTATAATCCATGGGGGTCGGAATATTTAAATTGGGGGAAAAATCAAGTTTCTTATTATGGAATAAGGAAAAACCATAAATTTTCTTCTGTTCCTCTGACAAGTCTTTGGAACTTCCATTATCACTAAAAACAGCCCCTTCAATCGTTCGTTGGGTTTGACCTTTTGAAGAGTTCATAGTATCCCTTGTGGCGGTACCCAACTGATTGATCCGGGTAGCCAATTTACTGGCCTCCACTGCCGGCATTCCTCTTTGTTCTGCCATGGAAGGGATTTCAGCCTTGTTGACCCCTTGTTCTTCCGCTTTTTTAACAATCATCTCGATCTGAGCATCGGAAAGCTCATCGACGTTGACGTTTTGAATGTCGGAGAGAGATTGGGCATGCAAGGTTATTATTGAAAACAATAATATGCAGGTTAAAAGAAGTTTTTTGATTTCAAAAACCATTTGAATTAACTTGAATAATTTAAAATTATGAATGATAAATGAGGAATTACGATTCTCATTTTCCTTAATGTTTATTTATTCTCTTGAAGATTTAATTATTGAATTGAGAATTGAAATAATTTGGTCTATTTCATTTAAAAGGAATTCTATATTGGAATGACCTTTTAATAATTCTTCCCGGTTAAAAAGCTTTAACCAATATCTTGATTCCCTGGCCTCCCTTGCTGCTATGACCATCTTTGAAATAAAATCTTTTCTAGAATGAGCAGATTGTGCTTCTTCCACATTTGCTCCAATAGAAGTTCCAGCCCCTACAATCTGCTCAGCAAGTCGATAATGTTTCCTTTCTCTTAGGAAAAAATACACATCAAGAATCTTTTCACTAAAAGCAAAAGTCTTTTCAATTATTATATTTTGTCTGGACATTATTAATATTAAAAAAATTAGATGAGTTAATACTTCGGGTTTTAAAATTTTACATTTTCAATTCCTCATTCCACATTCCTTCAGGCGCGGCTTCGCCCGGTCGGTCACATTTTTGTACCTAGCGTAGAAAAATCATAATATGCTCATTGAAGTAAGCCATTTCCTAAAAGAAGTTGCAAAATTAAAGAAAATCAGGGAGAATTAAAGGTTTGGTTGGGTTTAATGTTAGCCTCTACACATTTAATGAGAGCTGCATTTTGTCATCCCGAGGTAACGAGGGATCTCACCCAATAACGGTTACATTTGAGATTCCTCCTATCGTCGGAATGACACAGTGCTAAGGCCCACGTCATTCAACTTCTTAATATTTAAGAAAATGTTAACCTCTCGCAGTGACGTATTTTTTATCGAACTTAGGTTATTAATTAACCTCACCCATTATAATTAAGACCGTCTTTTGCCATCCCGATCCGCCTCAGCGGACAGGCATTAGGAGGGATCCCCTACCCCACTTCCTCATTTAGAAAATTCCATTCAGGATTAAAGGAATTAATCAGTGCCACCTTTTTTTCCCTTCTCCAGCATTTTATCTCCTTTTCCCTTTGAATCGCATGATCTACTAATTGAAATCTTTCCCAATAAATTAGAAACTTACAATTATATTTTGCGGTAAATGATTTACTGTTTGGTGAAGGGTTATTATGATAGTATAACCTGTCTACCAAATCATTGGTCATCCCAGTGTACAAAACCGTCTTTCTTTTATTGGTCAGGATGTACACGAAATAATTATGAGTTCCATTTGGTTTCCCCATTTTTTCAGAATGTGGTTGAATACATACCCGGAATCTTGGTTATCAATTTTTATTCAATTTCCGAATACTAGGAGTTTTTTTTCCATTAACTATTTCCTGAAGAGATTCCTCCTGTCGTCGGAATGACAACCACTCATCCCCCCACCCTTGGAGGAAAAGGGAACCAAACTATTTTCCATACACGTCCCATGGAAACACTTCCTCCCCCTCATAGGGGAGGCCAGGAGGGGGTAAAGTCACCCCTCCACCTTTACATGATTCTCAGCACCCAGGCCTATGCCGTAGTGAATGAAGCCCATTTCGTTAAGGTACTTGCGGTCGTAGATATTTCTTCCGTCAAAGACCACTTTGTTTTTCAACAGTTTACCCACTGCTTTCCAGCTGGGCAATCTGAATTCAGACCACTCTGTGATCAGCAAGACCGCATCTGCATCTACACAAGCATCATAGGCGTCATTGCAATAAGAAATCTTATCTCCTACATAAACTTCCTTAGC includes the following:
- a CDS encoding GxxExxY protein; this encodes MEDQLTKEVIGAAIDIHKELGPGLLESAYQTCLGYELRSKGLEVKRELKLPVVYKELELDQGYRIDLLVNNKLVIETKTVEALNDVHLAQILTYMKFGNYRTGLLLNFHVKRMVEGIKRVVL
- a CDS encoding nucleotide sugar dehydrogenase is translated as MSTQILPLTQSKIAVIGLGYVGLPLAVELAKKYSVIGYDIKKERVKELKEGKDHTLEVEESDLQRVLKENRHSFLPSSNVKDIQNCNIYIVTVPTPIDDIKRPDLRQLKKASKAVASVLKKGDLVIYESTTYPGCTEEDCVPVLEKGSGLKYNLDFYCGYSPERINPGDKVNTLVSIKKVTSGSTPEVANYVDELYASIIEAGTHKASSIKVAEASKAIENAQRDVNISFVNELALIFDRLGIDTTEVLEAAGTKWNFLKYKPGLVGGHCIGVDPYYLAHKAEQLGYHPAVILSGRRVNDNMGMFVANKVVKLLINRGKVVKGSKALILGFTFKENCPDIRNTRVIDIYKELIQFGLDVSVYDPWASCKEVREEYGLNLTPPQALGQYDAIILTVGHEEFKQLDWDAIKANGHTVIFDTKSFLPKEMVDGRL
- a CDS encoding Wzz/FepE/Etk N-terminal domain-containing protein; this encodes MNNTQNQNTPNNDDEIDLLALAKTVWNKRKLVFRIVGLFIVLGLLVALLSPKEYTASSTYIPQTSEGGKAGGSLGGLASLAGINLGGVSSGSEIPPSLYPKIVNSIPFKMEMLKAPLKFEGIDQEITYQEFYEDYYSPGVLSYIKKLTIGLPGLIIGSIKGDQKEVIKGEGKEKIISITEEQLEHFKRMEGQITISFNDEEGFVQLSTTMPEPLASAQLAKYAESLLQKEVIAYKIQNAREQLKFTQERYQEKKEEFEAIQAHLARFRDQNQNIASSVARNQLEKLEAEYNLAFGVYSELAKQLENAKLQVSKDTPIFSVIQPVTVPAEKSAPKRPLILVIFTILGVVIALGAVFGREYLQNVKEEWNNETLNVNG
- a CDS encoding four helix bundle protein: MRVNTFEELEIWKEARELSKFIRKQTKLSPFCRDFRFCAQINSASGSIMDNIAEGFERDGNKEFIQFLYIAKGSCGEVRSQSYRALDAEFISLNDHREIMNHTESIKYKINGLINTLKNSGGKGYK
- a CDS encoding SLBB domain-containing protein codes for the protein MVFEIKKLLLTCILLFSIITLHAQSLSDIQNVNVDELSDAQIEMIVKKAEEQGVNKAEIPSMAEQRGMPAVEASKLATRINQLGTATRDTMNSSKGQTQRTIEGAVFSDNGSSKDLSEEQKKIYGFSLFHNKKLDFSPNLNIPTPMDYTIGTGDQLLIDVYGDSQQSYSLTVNPEGRIYIPNVGPLSIGGSSIQAATARIKSKLSNTIYSDLSSNNPGTFLQVRLGNIRSIQVSMVGELSSPGNYTLPSFASVFNALYAAGGPNEQGSFRKIKVFRNSREIAEVDVYDFLTQGDQQQNIRLQDNDVIMVPSYQTRVEIKGPVKRPGLFEIKQGESVADLIFFAGGFGSNAYPEKITVRRVSDNARKVADIGRTQFENFSIQDGDIFMVGEKLSRYENRVQISGAVYRPGEFALEPGMSIKDLIQQAEGLKGEAFLNRATLYRTQEDLTLEIVPVNVAEVVNGEAGDIPLKREDVLHIPSKYDIREEYYVKITGEVNKPGAFAYGENMSVEDLVLKAGGLKESATNAYIEVARRSNGEQDGQVAEIMTVDIDEDLQINDGDKDLTLQPFDHVIIRRNPHFEREKLVRVEGEVFYPGQFAIAHTDERISDLLKRAGGINEYAYPKGATLIRRTEFFNGPTDNELRAQNLQQVKNNLKKEDGKNTEAEINILSRIDEKIGEKGGDLANQDENLISDEYKASRLKEVTSADSTRMAEIKIKTTEMVGIDLDYIMANPGSEQDLILHEGDILSIPKQLQTVRMRGEVLFPTTARFEGKHSFRDYIAKSGGFTDNARKAKAYVVYPNGDVAKTKKILFFNNYPEVEPGSEIIIPQKPVREGLSATNWIGVASSLATLAILVDRLAQ
- a CDS encoding four helix bundle protein, producing the protein MSRQNIIIEKTFAFSEKILDVYFFLRERKHYRLAEQIVGAGTSIGANVEEAQSAHSRKDFISKMVIAAREARESRYWLKLFNREELLKGHSNIEFLLNEIDQIISILNSIIKSSRE
- a CDS encoding GIY-YIG nuclease family protein, with the protein product MGKPNGTHNYFVYILTNKRKTVLYTGMTNDLVDRLYYHNNPSPNSKSFTAKYNCKFLIYWERFQLVDHAIQREKEIKCWRREKKVALINSFNPEWNFLNEEVG